One stretch of Bosea vaviloviae DNA includes these proteins:
- a CDS encoding antitoxin, translating to MSDIRTAKLFQNGASQAVRLPAEFRFSGTQVYVSRDERTGDVILSSRPAARDWAEFCELTGEIKGTDAFMAERPLNTAPKHRKIFEDEA from the coding sequence ATGTCGGACATCCGCACCGCGAAACTGTTTCAGAACGGCGCCAGCCAGGCCGTCCGGCTGCCTGCGGAATTCCGCTTCTCCGGCACGCAGGTCTATGTCAGCCGCGACGAGCGAACCGGCGACGTGATCCTCTCCAGCCGCCCCGCTGCACGTGACTGGGCCGAGTTCTGCGAGCTCACCGGCGAAATCAAGGGCACGGACGCCTTCATGGCCGAGCGACCGCTGAATACCGCCCCCAAACATCGCAAGATCTTCGAGGATGAGGCGTGA
- a CDS encoding outer membrane protein yields the protein MRIRSLILTGVAVAGLVLVVDRAALGADYPVLRGSQQTEDAPPRDFESGTFNWTGFYVGGFAGQTQTRFRTDRGVMDLANGLFNATTALNEMSPGELVRTSPRDDRGITFGGFAGYNMAFGEAVIGFEAEYSRIDQNTTASTLEGRLLSSGPAIVASIQEARLNDYVNARLRLGYAYGRLMPYFTIGAAAGRFDTNVAVAADWRPSTTSTTSYFGYPRIAGGPKKDVWGYGMSVGGGVEAALADNIVVRGEYLFTRFNNVEGVTVNVNTARVAAALKF from the coding sequence ATGCGCATCCGCTCCCTCATTCTCACCGGCGTAGCAGTTGCCGGCCTCGTTCTGGTCGTGGACCGGGCCGCCTTGGGCGCGGATTACCCGGTCCTGCGCGGCTCGCAGCAGACCGAGGACGCGCCGCCGCGCGATTTCGAATCCGGCACCTTCAACTGGACCGGATTCTATGTCGGCGGCTTTGCCGGTCAGACCCAGACACGCTTCAGGACCGATCGCGGCGTGATGGACCTCGCGAATGGCTTGTTCAACGCCACTACAGCGCTGAACGAAATGTCGCCGGGCGAATTGGTCCGGACTTCGCCGCGTGATGACAGGGGCATCACCTTTGGCGGTTTTGCCGGTTACAACATGGCTTTCGGTGAGGCCGTCATCGGCTTCGAAGCCGAATATTCGCGGATCGATCAAAACACCACCGCTTCGACTCTCGAAGGCCGCCTGCTCTCAAGCGGCCCCGCAATCGTTGCTTCGATTCAGGAAGCCAGGCTGAACGACTATGTCAACGCTCGCCTCCGGCTGGGTTACGCCTATGGCCGATTGATGCCGTATTTCACGATTGGCGCTGCTGCCGGCCGGTTCGACACCAATGTCGCCGTGGCTGCCGACTGGCGCCCATCGACCACCAGCACGACCAGCTATTTCGGCTATCCACGCATCGCTGGTGGTCCGAAAAAAGACGTCTGGGGCTACGGCATGAGCGTCGGCGGTGGCGTCGAGGCCGCCCTGGCCGACAACATCGTCGTTCGCGGCGAATATCTCTTCACGCGCTTCAACAATGTCGAGGGCGTCACAGTGAACGTGAACACTGCCCGCGTCGCGGCCGCTCTCAAATTCTGA
- a CDS encoding NAD+ synthase — MTATSLRLALAQLNPTIGDICGNADKVRAARRAAGDAGAELLMLPELFLCGYPPEDLVLKPAFQDACRKACEALARETGDGGPAVLLGLPWAEGGKLYNAYALLDGGLIQSVRFKVALPDYGVFDDSRVFSPGPLPGPVVFRDKVRLGLPICEDIWSEEVVECLAETGAEILLAPNGSPYRRDVGDERMNIAVARVVESGLPLVYLNQLGGQDELVFDGASFVLAADRTLAHQLPAFREALVVTEWAREAGQWRAQPGEIAAIESGDEADYGACVLGLRDYAGKTGFTGVVLGLSGGLDSALCAAIAVDALGPRRVTCVMMPSRFTAQQSLDDAQACARALSVRYETLPIAAPVAGFEAALAGLFAGTQRDVTEENLQSRTRGTLLMALSNKFGWMLVTTGNKSEMSCGYATLYGDMNGGFNPIKDVYKTQAFRLAQLRNHWKPAGALGPDGVVIPESIIARPPSAELREDQTDQDALPPYEVLDAILACLIEREMRVADIVALGHERETVVAVERLLHRAEYKRRQAAPGVKVTGRNLGRDRRYPIVNVFRDPGEGAYEPDATLVKGVGKPGGESFDF; from the coding sequence ATGACTGCGACCTCTCTTCGTCTTGCGCTTGCGCAACTCAACCCGACCATCGGCGACATCTGCGGCAATGCCGACAAGGTCCGCGCCGCCCGCCGCGCCGCAGGCGATGCCGGCGCCGAGCTCTTGATGCTGCCGGAGCTCTTTCTCTGCGGTTATCCGCCGGAGGACCTGGTTCTGAAGCCGGCCTTCCAGGATGCCTGCCGCAAGGCCTGCGAGGCACTCGCGCGCGAGACTGGGGATGGTGGCCCGGCCGTGCTCCTGGGCCTGCCCTGGGCTGAGGGCGGCAAGCTCTACAACGCCTATGCGCTGCTCGATGGCGGCCTGATCCAGTCGGTGCGCTTCAAGGTGGCGCTGCCCGATTATGGCGTCTTCGACGATTCCCGCGTGTTTTCGCCCGGTCCGCTGCCCGGCCCGGTGGTGTTCCGCGACAAGGTTCGGCTGGGCCTGCCGATCTGCGAGGACATCTGGAGCGAGGAGGTGGTCGAGTGCCTGGCCGAGACCGGGGCCGAGATCCTGCTCGCGCCCAATGGCTCGCCCTATCGCCGCGATGTCGGCGATGAACGCATGAATATCGCGGTCGCGCGCGTGGTCGAATCCGGCCTGCCGCTGGTCTATCTCAACCAGCTCGGCGGCCAGGACGAGCTCGTCTTCGACGGCGCCTCCTTCGTGCTCGCTGCCGACAGGACGCTGGCGCATCAACTGCCGGCCTTCCGCGAGGCGCTCGTCGTCACCGAGTGGGCGCGCGAGGCCGGGCAATGGCGCGCCCAGCCGGGCGAGATCGCGGCGATCGAGAGCGGCGACGAGGCGGATTACGGGGCTTGCGTGCTGGGCCTGCGCGACTATGCCGGCAAGACCGGGTTCACCGGCGTCGTGCTCGGCCTCTCCGGTGGCCTCGACTCCGCGCTTTGCGCGGCGATCGCCGTCGATGCGCTCGGGCCCAGGCGCGTCACTTGCGTGATGATGCCCTCCCGCTTCACCGCCCAGCAGAGCCTGGATGATGCGCAGGCCTGCGCCAGGGCGCTCAGTGTCCGCTATGAGACGCTGCCGATCGCGGCGCCGGTCGCGGGCTTCGAGGCGGCGCTGGCCGGGCTCTTCGCGGGCACGCAGCGTGACGTCACGGAGGAGAACCTGCAGAGCCGGACGCGCGGCACGCTCCTGATGGCGCTCTCCAACAAATTCGGCTGGATGCTGGTGACGACCGGCAACAAATCCGAGATGTCCTGCGGCTATGCCACGCTCTATGGCGACATGAATGGCGGCTTCAACCCGATCAAGGACGTCTACAAGACGCAAGCCTTCCGCCTCGCACAGCTGCGCAACCACTGGAAGCCGGCGGGCGCGCTTGGTCCTGATGGCGTCGTCATCCCCGAGAGCATCATCGCCCGGCCGCCCAGCGCCGAATTGCGCGAGGACCAGACCGACCAGGATGCGCTGCCGCCCTATGAGGTGCTCGACGCCATCCTCGCCTGCCTGATCGAGCGCGAGATGCGCGTCGCCGACATCGTCGCGCTCGGCCATGAGCGTGAAACCGTCGTCGCGGTCGAGCGCCTGCTGCATCGTGCCGAATACAAGCGCCGCCAGGCCGCGCCGGGCGTGAAGGTCACCGGCCGCAATCTCGGTCGCGACCGCCGCTACCCGATCGTCAACGTTTTTCGCGACCCGGGCGAGGGCGCCTACGAGCCTGATGCGACGCTGGTGAAGGGGGTGGGCAAGCCGGGCGGGGAGAGCTTCGACTTCTGA
- a CDS encoding SulP family inorganic anion transporter, producing the protein MSKMTAYRREWFSNIRADILSGIVVALALIPEAIGFSVIAGVDPKIGLYASFAIACVSAFVGGRPGMISAATAATAVLMVTLVKEHGLQYLFAATILMGLIQLGAGALRLGRLMSFVSRSVITGFVNALAILIFMAQLPELIGVPTLTYAMIAAGLAIIYLLPYLTKAIPSPLVAIAVLTAVAWGFGLNLRTVGDLGELPSTLPVFALPQVPLTFETLKIIFPYSVALAAVGLLESLLTAQIVDDMTETGSNKSQECYGQGASNIASALIGGMGGCAMIGQSVINVTSGGRGRLSTFVAGAFLLFLIVVLDDLVRIIPMAALVAVMIMVSIGTFSWRSILDLRLNPLPSSIVMLATVTTVVATHDLAKGVLVGVLLSGVFFAGKVARLVAVDKRESPDGKKCDYTVRGQIFFTSTESFLAGFAFDERPERVTIDLTHAHFWDISAIAALDKAVLRFRRNGALVTVIGLNEASATMVDRFGQHDKGGDAGASPVH; encoded by the coding sequence ATGTCAAAAATGACTGCCTATCGCCGTGAATGGTTCTCCAACATCCGGGCCGACATCCTGTCGGGCATCGTCGTCGCTCTCGCGCTGATCCCGGAAGCGATCGGCTTTTCAGTCATCGCCGGCGTCGATCCCAAGATCGGGCTCTACGCCTCCTTCGCCATCGCCTGTGTCTCCGCCTTCGTCGGCGGACGCCCCGGCATGATCTCGGCCGCTACCGCCGCCACGGCCGTGCTGATGGTCACGTTGGTGAAGGAGCACGGCCTGCAATATCTCTTCGCGGCAACGATCCTGATGGGGCTGATCCAGCTCGGCGCCGGAGCGCTCAGGCTCGGGCGGCTGATGAGTTTCGTCTCGCGCTCGGTCATCACCGGCTTCGTCAATGCGCTCGCCATCCTGATCTTCATGGCGCAGTTGCCCGAACTGATCGGCGTGCCGACGCTGACCTATGCGATGATCGCGGCCGGCCTCGCGATCATCTATCTCCTGCCTTATCTGACCAAGGCAATCCCTTCGCCGCTCGTCGCCATCGCCGTGCTGACGGCGGTCGCATGGGGCTTCGGGCTGAACCTGCGGACGGTCGGCGATCTCGGCGAACTGCCTTCGACCCTGCCCGTCTTCGCGCTGCCGCAGGTTCCGCTGACCTTTGAGACGCTGAAGATCATCTTCCCTTATTCGGTCGCGCTCGCCGCGGTCGGGCTCCTGGAATCGCTGCTGACGGCGCAGATCGTCGACGACATGACCGAGACCGGCAGCAACAAGAGCCAGGAATGCTACGGACAGGGCGCAAGCAACATCGCCTCGGCGCTGATCGGCGGCATGGGCGGCTGCGCCATGATCGGACAATCCGTGATCAATGTGACGTCGGGCGGGCGCGGCCGGCTCTCGACCTTCGTCGCCGGAGCCTTCCTGCTGTTCCTGATCGTCGTGCTCGACGACCTCGTGCGGATCATCCCGATGGCCGCGCTCGTCGCCGTGATGATCATGGTCTCGATCGGCACCTTCTCATGGCGCTCCATCCTCGATCTGCGCCTCAACCCGCTGCCATCCTCCATCGTCATGCTGGCGACAGTCACGACAGTCGTCGCCACGCATGATCTCGCCAAGGGCGTGCTCGTCGGCGTTCTGCTGTCAGGCGTGTTCTTCGCCGGCAAGGTCGCGCGGCTCGTCGCCGTCGATAAGCGCGAAAGCCCCGACGGGAAGAAGTGCGACTACACCGTCCGGGGTCAGATCTTCTTTACCTCGACCGAGAGCTTCCTTGCGGGCTTCGCCTTCGACGAGCGGCCGGAGCGCGTGACGATCGACCTGACCCATGCGCATTTCTGGGACATCTCGGCGATCGCGGCACTCGACAAGGCGGTCCTGCGGTTCCGCCGCAACGGAGCGTTGGTCACCGTGATCGGCCTCAACGAAGCCAGCGCGACCATGGTCGACCGCTTTGGTCAGCACGATAAGGGTGGCGATGCAGGGGCGTCGCCGGTGCATTGA
- the gltX gene encoding glutamate--tRNA ligase, producing MTSPLVRTAPSPTGFLHIGNVRSIMFNWLFARRYSGRFLLRYDDTDLARSKPEFADAIAEDLAWLGVVPDFVIKQSDRLAIYDAAAARLREAGRLYPCYETADELDRRRKRQLARGLPPVYDRAALKLTAEDRAQLEAEGRKPHWRFLLEPRVVAWNDLIRGEAHVDCASLSDQVLIREDGSYLYHLPSVVDDAETGVTHVIRGEDHVTNTAVQIQIFEALGAALPFFGHHNLLTTASGEGLSKRLGHLSLRGLRESGVEALAVAALAVLVGSSDAVRPVASLDELAGLVELAHVSRAPAKFDEHELEALSARTLHQLPYDAVAERLAVLGVPATEPFWLAVRGNLGKLDDVKAWWQVVEGPLHPVVTDPAFAAAAASVLPAEPFDATSWKSWTQAVAAATGAKGKALFMPLRLALTGLEHGPELAALLPLIGREKALKRLAGETA from the coding sequence ATGACCTCTCCGCTCGTCCGCACCGCACCGTCTCCGACCGGCTTCCTGCATATCGGCAATGTCCGGTCGATCATGTTCAACTGGCTGTTCGCGCGCCGTTATAGTGGGCGCTTCCTGCTGCGCTATGACGATACCGATCTGGCGCGTTCGAAGCCGGAATTCGCTGATGCGATCGCGGAAGACCTGGCCTGGCTCGGCGTCGTGCCCGACTTCGTCATCAAACAGTCGGACCGGTTGGCGATCTATGACGCGGCAGCTGCCCGCCTGCGCGAGGCCGGCCGGCTCTACCCCTGCTACGAGACAGCCGACGAGCTCGACCGCCGCCGCAAGCGCCAGCTCGCGCGTGGCCTGCCGCCGGTCTATGACCGCGCCGCGCTGAAATTGACGGCCGAAGACAGGGCGCAGCTCGAGGCCGAGGGCCGCAAGCCGCATTGGCGCTTCCTGCTGGAGCCGCGCGTCGTCGCCTGGAACGATCTCATCCGGGGCGAGGCCCATGTCGATTGCGCCTCGCTGTCGGACCAGGTGCTGATCCGCGAGGATGGCAGCTATCTCTATCATCTGCCTTCCGTCGTCGACGATGCCGAGACCGGCGTGACCCATGTCATCCGCGGCGAGGACCACGTCACCAACACGGCGGTGCAGATCCAGATCTTCGAGGCGCTGGGCGCAGCCCTGCCGTTCTTCGGCCACCACAATCTGCTGACGACGGCGAGCGGGGAGGGGCTGTCGAAGCGGCTCGGCCATCTCTCGCTGCGCGGCCTGCGCGAAAGCGGCGTCGAGGCCTTGGCCGTTGCGGCGCTCGCCGTGCTCGTCGGCTCCTCGGATGCGGTCAGGCCGGTCGCCAGCCTGGATGAGCTCGCTGGCCTGGTCGAGCTCGCCCATGTCTCGCGCGCCCCGGCCAAGTTCGACGAGCATGAGCTGGAGGCGCTGAGCGCCCGCACGCTCCACCAGCTGCCTTATGACGCCGTGGCTGAGAGGCTGGCGGTACTGGGCGTGCCCGCGACCGAGCCTTTCTGGCTCGCGGTCCGTGGCAATCTCGGCAAGCTCGATGATGTGAAGGCCTGGTGGCAGGTCGTCGAAGGGCCGCTGCACCCGGTCGTCACCGACCCCGCCTTTGCCGCAGCGGCGGCTTCCGTGCTGCCGGCCGAGCCTTTCGACGCGACGAGCTGGAAGAGCTGGACGCAGGCCGTCGCGGCCGCGACCGGCGCCAAGGGCAAGGCCCTGTTCATGCCGCTGCGCCTGGCCTTGACCGGGCTGGAGCACGGCCCGGAGCTGGCAGCCCTGTTGCCGCTGATCGGGCGGGAAAAGGCGCTGAAGCGCCTCGCTGGCGAGACGGCCTGA
- a CDS encoding MFS transporter: protein MSDDAIPAHPHPIEFNDAKRRLKAIFMGSVGNLVEWYDFYAYTAFALYFAPHFFPSSDPVVQQLNAATLFAAGFIVRPIGGWLFGHLADRYGRRLSLTVSVVLMCFGSLIIAVTPTYASIGFAAPALLAFARIVEGLSLGGEYGASATYLTEVADPEHRGFYSSFQYVTLIGGQLTAILVLLLLQNVFLTHEQLVEWGWRIPFVIGAALAIIAMFMRRHMHETESFEALKGKKRESSIRGLLRYPREVAIVVGLTAGGTAAFYTFTTYMQTFVKQTVGLDDLTTTYVIAGSLIFAAALQPIYGAISDRIGRKPMLIFFGVAGTLLTVPILTALAGTKSPWIAFLLISGAWVFVAGYTSINAVVKAELFPTSIRATGVAVPYALTVSIFGGTAPAIALWFKTLGHEQWFYYYLAGVIFLSLLVYTTMRDTKHDSAMHRHD, encoded by the coding sequence ATGTCAGACGACGCCATTCCCGCCCATCCCCATCCGATCGAATTCAACGACGCCAAACGCCGCCTGAAGGCGATCTTCATGGGCTCGGTCGGCAACCTGGTCGAATGGTACGACTTTTACGCCTATACGGCCTTTGCGCTGTATTTTGCGCCGCATTTCTTCCCATCCAGCGACCCGGTCGTGCAGCAGCTCAACGCCGCGACCCTGTTTGCCGCCGGCTTCATCGTGCGCCCGATCGGCGGCTGGCTGTTCGGCCATCTCGCCGACCGCTATGGCCGCCGGCTCTCGCTGACCGTCTCGGTCGTGCTGATGTGCTTCGGCTCGTTGATCATCGCGGTGACGCCGACCTATGCCTCGATCGGCTTCGCCGCGCCCGCTTTGCTCGCCTTCGCCCGCATCGTCGAGGGCCTGAGCCTGGGCGGTGAATACGGCGCCAGCGCGACCTATCTCACCGAGGTCGCCGACCCCGAGCATCGCGGTTTCTATTCGAGCTTCCAATACGTCACGCTGATCGGCGGGCAGCTCACCGCCATCCTGGTGCTGTTGCTGCTCCAGAACGTCTTCCTGACGCATGAGCAGCTGGTCGAATGGGGCTGGCGCATCCCCTTCGTCATCGGCGCGGCGCTCGCCATCATCGCCATGTTCATGCGCCGCCACATGCACGAGACCGAGAGCTTCGAGGCGCTGAAGGGCAAGAAGCGCGAAAGCTCGATCCGCGGGCTGCTGCGCTATCCGCGCGAGGTCGCGATCGTGGTCGGCCTCACCGCCGGCGGCACCGCCGCCTTCTACACCTTCACCACCTATATGCAGACCTTCGTGAAGCAGACGGTGGGCCTCGACGACCTGACCACGACCTATGTCATCGCCGGCTCGCTGATCTTCGCCGCCGCCCTGCAGCCGATCTATGGCGCGATCTCGGACCGGATCGGCCGCAAGCCGATGCTGATCTTCTTCGGCGTCGCCGGCACGCTGCTGACGGTGCCGATCCTGACCGCGCTCGCCGGGACGAAGTCGCCCTGGATCGCCTTCCTGCTGATCTCCGGCGCCTGGGTCTTCGTCGCCGGCTACACCTCGATCAACGCCGTGGTGAAGGCCGAGTTGTTCCCGACCTCGATCCGCGCGACAGGCGTCGCTGTGCCTTATGCGCTGACAGTCTCGATCTTCGGCGGTACGGCTCCGGCGATCGCGCTCTGGTTCAAGACGCTCGGCCACGAGCAGTGGTTCTACTACTATCTCGCCGGTGTGATCTTCCTGTCGCTGCTGGTCTACACGACGATGCGCGACACCAAGCACGATTCGGCGATGCACCGGCACGATTGA
- a CDS encoding DUF2865 domain-containing protein yields MTVPFFRRFGAVLVALASLGGAAFAQSPACNAWRSELASLQGQRGGDPRSAQAAQRAGAQLAQVTSQYRSMGCDRSFSFFGEGPPPQCGLLRSQIGQLQAQYGAAQRQAEGGGSEQRRAQLAAAIDNNCRPQQRGFFETIFGLEPRRGEIDTTLPELQPEQPLEPEKPRMGGAYTVCVRSCDGFFFPLANNAGGGGDEMCQALCPGTETTAFGMTSGGDIQNAVSRSTGQPYTSLANAGKYQRSFDAACTCRGQGQSWAQALKDAEYLLDKRKGDVIVTEQRAAELSRPKADPKADPKVDPKRRGATPATVQPAAVPDVADEKPMPSENSPTAGTESAGVGPDTVGEKVLPKGDGVKSETKSVTGEKRTVRIVAPNLAPNLGPSATRQ; encoded by the coding sequence ATGACAGTTCCGTTTTTCCGACGCTTCGGCGCCGTGCTGGTGGCGCTGGCGAGCCTGGGTGGCGCGGCTTTCGCGCAATCGCCGGCATGCAATGCCTGGCGCTCCGAGCTCGCCAGCCTGCAGGGTCAGCGTGGCGGCGATCCGCGCTCCGCCCAGGCCGCCCAGCGCGCCGGCGCGCAGCTTGCGCAGGTGACCAGCCAATACCGCAGCATGGGCTGCGACCGCAGCTTCTCCTTCTTCGGCGAGGGACCGCCGCCGCAATGTGGCCTGCTGCGCTCGCAGATCGGCCAGTTGCAGGCGCAATATGGCGCGGCTCAGCGCCAGGCCGAGGGCGGCGGTAGCGAGCAGCGCCGGGCCCAGCTCGCTGCGGCGATCGACAATAACTGCCGGCCGCAGCAGCGCGGCTTCTTCGAGACCATCTTCGGGCTCGAACCGCGCCGGGGCGAGATCGATACGACCTTGCCCGAGCTCCAGCCCGAGCAGCCGCTGGAGCCGGAGAAGCCGCGCATGGGCGGCGCCTACACCGTCTGCGTGCGCAGCTGCGACGGCTTCTTCTTCCCGCTCGCCAATAATGCCGGCGGCGGCGGCGACGAGATGTGCCAGGCGCTGTGCCCGGGCACGGAAACCACCGCCTTCGGCATGACGAGCGGCGGCGATATCCAGAACGCAGTCTCCCGCAGCACCGGCCAGCCCTATACCTCGCTGGCGAACGCCGGAAAATACCAGCGCAGTTTTGACGCCGCCTGCACCTGCCGCGGCCAGGGCCAGAGCTGGGCGCAAGCGCTGAAGGACGCCGAATACCTGCTCGACAAGCGCAAAGGCGACGTCATCGTCACCGAGCAGCGCGCCGCCGAATTGTCGCGGCCCAAGGCCGATCCCAAGGCAGATCCCAAGGTCGATCCCAAGCGCCGGGGTGCCACACCCGCGACCGTGCAGCCCGCCGCCGTTCCCGATGTCGCCGACGAGAAGCCCATGCCCTCCGAGAACTCGCCGACGGCGGGCACGGAATCGGCCGGCGTCGGTCCCGATACGGTCGGCGAAAAGGTCCTCCCCAAGGGCGACGGGGTGAAGAGCGAGACGAAGAGCGTCACCGGCGAGAAGCGCACGGTGCGGATCGTCGCGCCGAATCTTGCGCCCAATCTCGGCCCCTCGGCGACGCGGCAATAG
- the maiA gene encoding maleylacetoacetate isomerase, translated as MRLVSRWQNSAGERVRIALGLKGLDYSYVPVNSLAPGEYLRLNPQGLLPALDVDGQIIAQSSAILDYIESMFPAPRLLPSQPVTRAQARAFGALIASEMHPLTVQRVRRVLQAEMNADEAGVTRWVQHWLALGFGALETTLAQRTRQWPFCFGERPGWAELHLIPQLGAARRLHCDLSAYPLLLQVEQLCTPIDAFRLARPEAQPDFPAEEHP; from the coding sequence ATGCGTCTCGTATCGCGTTGGCAGAATTCGGCCGGGGAGCGTGTCCGCATCGCGCTCGGCCTCAAAGGCCTGGACTACAGCTATGTCCCGGTGAACTCCCTCGCGCCGGGCGAATATCTACGCCTGAACCCGCAAGGATTGCTGCCGGCCCTGGATGTCGACGGTCAGATCATCGCCCAATCCTCGGCGATCCTCGACTACATCGAGAGCATGTTTCCCGCTCCCCGCCTCCTGCCGTCCCAGCCCGTCACCCGCGCGCAAGCCCGCGCCTTCGGCGCGCTCATCGCCTCCGAAATGCACCCGCTCACCGTTCAGCGCGTCCGCCGCGTCCTGCAAGCCGAGATGAATGCCGACGAGGCCGGCGTCACCCGCTGGGTGCAACATTGGCTGGCGCTGGGTTTCGGAGCGCTTGAAACGACGCTGGCGCAACGGACGCGGCAATGGCCGTTCTGCTTCGGCGAGAGGCCGGGTTGGGCCGAGCTTCACCTCATTCCGCAGCTCGGCGCCGCTCGCCGCCTGCATTGCGACCTCTCCGCCTACCCGTTGCTGCTGCAGGTGGAGCAGCTTTGCACGCCCATCGACGCCTTCCGCCTGGCGCGCCCCGAGGCGCAGCCCGATTTTCCCGCCGAGGAGCATCCCTGA
- a CDS encoding MarR family winged helix-turn-helix transcriptional regulator — protein sequence MSTKNPPSAADPLLRLEQFLPYRLNVVGLLGSRALGRIIGAHFGIDIPQWRVIAQLGEFGKLTSRDIGELAEMHKTKVSRAVGELEKRGLVSRAENRQDRRESFVALTAAGVRIYGQIVPLALALQARWTEGIAPEELKVFERVLSTLTERGRHLAGGYRGDEA from the coding sequence ATGTCGACGAAAAATCCTCCATCCGCCGCTGATCCCCTGCTCCGCCTGGAGCAATTCCTGCCCTATCGGCTCAACGTCGTCGGCCTGCTCGGCAGCCGGGCGCTCGGGCGGATCATCGGCGCGCATTTCGGCATCGACATCCCGCAATGGCGGGTCATCGCGCAGCTCGGTGAGTTCGGCAAGCTGACCTCGCGCGACATCGGCGAGCTCGCCGAGATGCACAAGACCAAGGTCTCACGCGCCGTCGGCGAACTGGAGAAGCGCGGCCTGGTCTCGCGCGCCGAGAACCGCCAGGACCGGCGCGAATCCTTCGTGGCGCTAACCGCGGCAGGCGTACGAATCTACGGTCAGATCGTGCCGCTGGCGCTCGCCTTGCAGGCGCGCTGGACGGAAGGCATCGCTCCCGAAGAATTGAAGGTGTTCGAGCGCGTGCTCTCGACCCTGACCGAACGCGGCCGCCATCTCGCCGGCGGCTATCGCGGCGACGAGGCCTGA
- a CDS encoding CHAD domain-containing protein has product MAVRAKAPARRARSGSGLAARREPERSAEGGAMMQRWARHWLRSCRDMPKRALRLINDARAEPEKQVHAFRRLMKAWRSLLKLAPDSLAEEARAVRAEIRALRRDFGAARDAVVLARTLEDALGKSLFERLPKPEGEAGSPAPSDLRPRLEAARIKLGRLSVEMARWSVAGEGGAFLLKGFERSCRKTRRRLHRDPLRMSLKRLHASRTAIVDLAYQLQFFRPAKVAGPALRGELAERLRSHLGAVVDLDLAHRYLNTLMPAGRRAKAGHKKAEHRIARRIVKRRGKAARLAHRLLDEQPKTLRARLGEMMALREPRRVKLM; this is encoded by the coding sequence GTGGCGGTCCGAGCGAAGGCGCCGGCCAGGCGGGCTCGTTCCGGCAGCGGACTGGCCGCGCGTCGCGAGCCGGAACGCTCCGCCGAGGGCGGCGCCATGATGCAGCGCTGGGCTCGCCATTGGTTGCGCAGCTGCCGCGACATGCCCAAGCGTGCCCTTCGCCTGATCAACGACGCACGGGCCGAACCCGAGAAGCAGGTCCACGCTTTCCGCCGCCTGATGAAGGCATGGCGCTCCCTGCTGAAGCTCGCGCCGGACTCGCTGGCCGAGGAGGCCAGGGCGGTGCGCGCCGAGATCAGGGCGCTGCGCCGGGATTTCGGCGCCGCACGCGATGCCGTCGTCCTGGCCAGGACCCTTGAGGACGCGCTGGGGAAGAGCCTCTTCGAGCGTCTGCCGAAACCGGAGGGCGAGGCCGGGTCGCCGGCTCCGTCCGATCTGCGACCGCGACTGGAGGCCGCTCGCATCAAGCTGGGCCGGCTCTCCGTCGAGATGGCGCGCTGGTCGGTGGCGGGGGAGGGCGGCGCCTTTCTGCTGAAGGGCTTCGAACGCTCCTGCCGCAAGACGCGTCGGCGCCTGCATCGCGATCCACTCCGGATGAGTTTGAAGCGCCTGCATGCGTCGCGGACGGCGATCGTCGATCTCGCCTATCAGCTCCAGTTCTTTCGCCCCGCCAAGGTGGCGGGGCCCGCGCTGCGGGGCGAATTGGCGGAGCGCCTGCGTTCGCATCTCGGCGCCGTCGTCGATCTCGATCTCGCCCACAGATACCTGAACACGTTGATGCCGGCCGGGCGCAGGGCAAAGGCTGGGCACAAGAAGGCCGAGCACAGAATCGCCCGGCGCATCGTCAAGCGGCGCGGGAAGGCGGCGCGGCTGGCGCACCGGCTGCTCGATGAGCAGCCGAAGACCCTGCGCGCCCGCCTCGGCGAGATGATGGCGCTTCGCGAGCCACGCCGGGTCAAGCTGATGTGA